The proteins below come from a single Eucalyptus grandis isolate ANBG69807.140 chromosome 3, ASM1654582v1, whole genome shotgun sequence genomic window:
- the LOC104437005 gene encoding LOW QUALITY PROTEIN: neurochondrin (The sequence of the model RefSeq protein was modified relative to this genomic sequence to represent the inferred CDS: substituted 1 base at 1 genomic stop codon) — translation MEAAPEKQSPSLDDCLKLLRGERDEQRLAGLLLVTKFCKGDDLASLRRVYDAVGPQFLDRLLRTGMGQGSTEGSGNRDAYLQLSVTVLAAFCRVTEIAASNEMVXKIPLILEILPNKSGSPVLEECYEFLYLVLSANEDGVVSFFESGGLKVLAPQMSTFADGSRAMELAMKLVQLSLGKLSLGFISNTYLEELSIIVAAIARQFAVLHNALKFEALHILSAIFSSELSASLHEALRVMPNGIWSDNLRIGITAILQNRVAPAEKLHALILAESAISVMGEKWLINQVNSPDAREPIPANRCLLLVLESSRVEIAVLLNDMAYLKYEASKSSSSNGDSILSKQRTLAIAFSLIEKIIRLVANMGADEGELIDENTFTKVIHGLNETIGVVLEYLQDAKEHGEKKGDDLLASVRVVGSYLAETPIACKEKVQELLPFMLSIEGNDEPSPFFSVCFLLPMLCQTTMKAEGCQVLASFGGDKAVVECLIKMINTHSYKVEDTDSVFLACDTIMNLLLKKEKLPLSLKEPIYVNLLRTLACWAENSNDPTVTMMASSICSLILDHSSEEALLGYPNFNRSDLHSLCRLIVKSLASNEMDMVDEARADMDLQEIISSGFSRWSHRFPYIKGTVERELGDHM, via the exons ATG GAGGCGGCGCCGGAGAAGCAATCGCCGTCGCTCGACGATTGCCTCAAGCTGTTGAGAGGCGAGAGAGACGAGCAGCGCCTGGCCGGCCTGCTCTTGGTGACCAAGTTCTGCAAAGGGGACGACCTCGCTTCGCTGCGCAGGGTTTACGATGCCGTCGGGCCGCAATTCCTCGACCGCCTCCTCAGAACCG GAATGGGACAAGGATCTACTGAAGGCAGTGGCAATCGCGATGCATACTTGCAGCTTTCGGTAACAGTTTTGGCTGCATTCTGCCGTGTTACTGAGATTGCTGCTTCTAATGAAATGGTTTAAAAAATTCCTCTCATACTTGAGATTTTGCCAAACAA ATCCGGTTCACCTGTACTTGAAGAATGTTATGAATTTTTATATCTAGTGCTCTCTGCAAATGAAGATGGAgttgtttctttctttgaatCTGGAGGCTTGAAGGTGCTAGCCCCTCAAATGTCTACATTTGCTGATG GTTCTCGTGCAATGGAGCTAGCCATGAAACTTGTGCAATTGTCGCTGGGAAAGCTGTCTCTGGGCTTTATTAGCAATACTTATCTTGAGGAGCTTTCAATAATT GTTGCTGCCATAGCGAGGCAATTTGCTGTCCTCCACAATGCATTAAAATTTGAAGCGCTGCATATACTATCAGCTATCTTCTCTTCAGAACTTTCG GCATCGCTTCATGAGGCACTTCGTGTAATGCCAAATGGTATTTGGTCTGATAATTTACGGATTGGCATCACAGCAATCCTACAAAACCGTGTTG CTCCTGCTGAAAAGCTTCATGCTCTCATTTTGGCCGAGTCTGCCATCTCAGTAATGGGTGAGAAGTGGCTCATTAATCAAGTAAACTCGCCTGATGCAAGGGAGCCCATTCCAGCCAACAG GTGTCTGTTGCTTGTCTTAGAATCTTCTAGGGTTGAAATTGCTGTACTGCTGAATGACATGGCCTACTTGAAGTATGAAGCCTCAAAGAGCTCCTCCTCCAATGGGGATTCTATCCTTTCAAAGCAGCGAACTTTGGCTATTGCCTTTTCCTTGATTGAGAAGATAATTAGACTAGTTGCAAATATGGGTGCAGATGAAG GAGAACTTATTGATGAGAATACTTTCACAAAGGTGATCCACGGACTTAATGAGACAATTGGTGTGGTTCTGGAGTACTTACAAGATGCAAAG GAACAtggagagaaaaagggagatgATCTTCTTGCGTCAGTGCGAGTTGTTGGGAG CTATCTTGCAGAGACACCTATTGCATGTAAAGAGAAAGTCCAGGAGCTCCTACCTTTTATGCTATCAATTGAAGGAAATGATGAGCCTAG TCCATTCTTTTCTGTGTGCTTTTTGCTACCTATGCTGTGTCAAACAACGATGAAGGCAGAAGGATGTCAAGTTTTAGCCTCCTTTGGAGGGGATAAAGCT GTTGTGGAATGCCTCATTAAAATGATCAATACACATTCTTACAAGGTAGAGGATACTGACAGCGTTTTCCTGGCTTGTGATACTATCATGAACCTCCTTCTGAAG AAAGAGAAGCTGCCATTATCACTAAAGGAGCCCATTTATGTCAATCTGTTGAGAACATTAGCATGCTGGGCAG AGAATTCTAATGACCCAACTGTGACAATGATGGCATCAAGCATATGTTCGCTTATATTAGATCATTCTTCAGAGGAGGCTCTTCTGGGTTATCCAAATTTTAATCGCAGCGATCTTCATAGCTTATGTCGGCTCATTGTTAAAAGTCTCGCTTCAAATGAGATG GATATGGTCGATGAAGCTAGAGCAGACATGGATCTTCAAGAGATTATCTCATCGG GTTTTTCCCGGTGGTCACATCGTTTTCCGTATATAAAAGGCACGGTTGAGAGGGAGCTTGGTGATCATATGTGA